In Thermococcus gorgonarius, the genomic window TTGAGGGAAAAACCAAGAAGGGAAACGTCATAGCCACTGCCCAGATAGCCGGAATTCTGGCGGTGAAAAAGACCTCCGAGCTGATCCCGCTCTGCCACCCGATACCCCTCACGGGCGTTGATATATCCTTTGAGTTCGGGGAGGACTATGTGGAGGCGGTATGCGAAGTCAGGGCTTACTATAAAACCGGTGTTGAAATGGAAGCGCTGACGGGTGTTACAGTTGCTTTGCTTACGATCTGGGACATGGTCAAGGCCGTTGAAAAGGATGAGCGGGGACAGTATCCGAACACGAGGATTGAGGGGATAGAGGTAATAGTCAAGGAGAAGGGGGAATACATCCGATAGAGTTTCAATATCGAGTTCAGTGTGGACCCTTTTGGGCATCAATGATCAAAACCCCCCTTTAATTCCCTACGACTCTAGCTCGGAGAAATAGAGAGGACATCTGTGGCGTTTCCGCAACATTTATTTATTTGCTTTCCCACCA contains:
- the moaC gene encoding cyclic pyranopterin monophosphate synthase MoaC, which produces MKELTHVDERGVKMVEIGHKDVVFRRAVARGRIKLKPETIRLILEGKTKKGNVIATAQIAGILAVKKTSELIPLCHPIPLTGVDISFEFGEDYVEAVCEVRAYYKTGVEMEALTGVTVALLTIWDMVKAVEKDERGQYPNTRIEGIEVIVKEKGEYIR